The region AAAAGGAGCTCACCATGACTGCCACGCCCTCGCGCGCATCGTCGTCCACGAGCCAGTCGCGCCGCGCGCGTCTCGCGGCCGCCGCGCAGCCGGTCAGCGCCGGCCCGCAGACCGCCGCGTTCGCGCAGGGCGTGGGCGCCGCGCACGCTGCGGCCGTCACGCTGTCGAACGCATCGTTGCGGCTCGACGTGCTGCCGCACCTCGGCGGCGGCATCGCGCGCTTCGACTGGCGGGGCGATCATGGCGTGCTGGTGCCGGTGTTCCGCCGCTACGAGCATCCGGAAACCGCGACCGACCCGAACCAGCTCGCATGCTATCCGCTGTTGCCGTACTCGAACCGGATCGGCAACGGCCGGTTCGAATGCGACGGGCGCAGCGTCGCGGTGCCGCGCAATCGCCGCGACGAGCCGCTGCCGATCCACGGCGACGGCTGGCTCGCGCGCTGGCAGGTCGACGACGCGACCGACACGACGCTGCAGTTGTCGCTCGATCGCGCGAGCGGTGCGCCGTATGCGTTTCGCGCGATCCAGTCGTTCTCGCTCGACGACACGACGCTGTCCATCGCGCTGACGATCGAGAATGCCGGGCGCGCCCGGCTGCCGTTCGGGCTTGGCGTGCATCCGTTTCTCGTGCGCGACGACGTGACCGAGCTGGCCGCGGCCGCGGGCGGGCTGTGGCTGTCGGGCGCCGATTTTTTGCCGGTGCGGCACGTGAGCGTGCCGCCGGCCTGGCAGTTCGGTGTCGCGTATCCGCTGCCGCCGACGCTCGTCAATCACGCGTTCACCGGCTGGGGCGGCCACGCGACGGTGAGCTGGCCGCGCCGCGCGCTGTCGCTGACGATCGCGGCCGACGCCGATGCCTACGTGCTCTATACACCGCCGGGCGAGCCGTTCTTCTGCTTCGAGCCGGTCGATCATCCGATCAATGCGGTGAATTTGCCGGGCGGCGCGGCCGCGCACGGGATGACGCTGCTCGCGCCGGGCGAGCGGCTTGCGCGCCGTTTCACGTTCACCGTCGAGCGCTCCGATGCGCGCGTCGATGCGGCCGTGCGCGAAGGGCGCCGTCGACGCGGGTAAAATACGCGGTCTACCAACGGTTTGCCGCGAGTACCCGCCATGTCTTCCCCGCTTACTTTCATCGAATCGCTGCGCGCCGCGTGGCAGCGCACGAATTCGCTGCTGTGCGTCGGCCTCGATCCCGAGCCGTCGCGCTTTCCCGTGCAGTTCGACGGCCAGCCTGATGCGATCTTCGAATTCTGCCGGCAGATCGTCGACGCGACCGCACCGTATGCGAGCGCGTTCAAGCCGCAGATCGCATACTTCGCCGCGCATCGTGCGGAAGACCAGCTCGAGCGGCTGATCGCGCACATTCACTTGCAGCATCCGGGCCTGCCGGTGATCCTCGACGCGAAACGCGGCGACATCGGCAGCACGGCCGAGCAATACGCGCGCGAAGCGTTCGAGCGCTATCGCGCGGATGCCGTCACCGTGAACCCGTACATGGGCTACGACTCGGTCGAGCCGTACTTCGAGCATGAAGGCAAGGGCGTGATCGTGCTGTGCCGCACGTCGAACCCGGGCGGCTCGGACCTGCAGTTTCTCGAGACGAACGGCCGGCCGCTGTACCAGGTCGTCGCCGATCTCGCGGCGAACAAGTGGAACGCGAAGAACGGCCAGCTCGGCCTCGTGGTCGGCGCGACGTTCCCGAAGGAAATCGAGATCGTGCGCGGGATCGTCGGCGACATGCCGCTGCTGATTCCCGGTATCGGCGCGCAGGGCGGCGACGTGCAGGCGACCGTCAATGCGGGCCGCACGGCCGACGGCACCGGGATGATGATCAACTCGTCGCGCGCGATCCTTTACGCGAGCAAGGGCGAGGATTTCGCCGAAGCCGCGGCGCTCGCCGCGCAGAAGACGCGCGACACGATCAACGCGCATCGCTGAAATGCCGCGCCGCCCGTTCCGGGCGGCGCGTGCAACGCCGAGCCCGCGTTCGCGGGCCGCAATACCCCGCCTTCGCATTGCGCCGCATTGGCGCGCACGAACAATTTCCCGTCGCTTTCGCACCGCACGCGCGCCCGGCAAACGCGCGATGCTGCCGCTTGTCATCGTTCCGTAACAAAAATGTCAAGAATGGAGTGACGCCATGCCTCGCCTGTCCCGACGTTTTCTGGGCGCGCTTGCCGCGTCGTTGTGCATGTCGTTCGCTCATGCGGCCGACTTGTCGCACTGGCCCGCAGACAGCGCGAAGGCGCTGAACGACATGATCGCCGCGCACGCGCATCGCGGCGACTACGCGGTGTTCGACGCCGACAACACCACGTACCGCTACGACCTCGAAGAAGCGCTGCTGCCGTATCTCGAGAACCGGGGCTTGCTTACGCGCGACTCGCTCGATCCGTCGCTGAAGCTGATTCCGTTCAAGGATTCGGCCGACTACAAGGAATCGCTGACGAGCTACTACTATCGGCTCTGCGAGATCGACGACCTGGTCTGCTACCCGTGGATCGCGCAGGCATTCTCCGGGTTGTCGCTCGCCGAGCTGAAACGCCACATCGACGCGATGCTCGCCGACGGCAAGCCGGTGCCGATCCGTTACTGGCAGGGCGACAAGGTTGTGGACGGTGCCGCGAACCCGCCGCGTTTCTTCCGGGGGATGCAGCAGCTGTACAACGCGCTGCGCGAGAACGGGATCGACGTGTACGTGATGACGGCCGCGCACGAGGAGCTCGCGCGGCTCGTGCTGGCCGATCCGAAGTACGGCTATAATGTGAAGCCGCAGAACGTGATCGGCGTGACGACGCTGCTGCGCAATCCGGCAACGGGCGCGCTGACCACGTCGCGGCTGCAGATCAAGGCCGGCAAGTACGACGAGGCCGCGAACCGCGACCTCGTGATCACGCCGTTCCTGATGAACCCGATGACGTGGTACGAAGGCAAGCTCGGCTCGATCGTCGGATGGATCGACCAGTGGAAAAAGCCGGTGCTGGTCGCGGGCGACACGCCGAAATCTGACGGCTACATGCTGCTGAATGCGACCGATGTCGCGCACGGCGGCGTGCGCGTGTGGGTGAACAAGAAAGACAAGCAGATGACGCAGATCCGCGCGTGGTCGGACGAATCGGCCGCGCAACAGAAGGCGCTCGGCCTGCCGGTGACCGCGGACAAGAACTGGATCGTC is a window of Burkholderia latens DNA encoding:
- a CDS encoding aldose 1-epimerase; translated protein: MTATPSRASSSTSQSRRARLAAAAQPVSAGPQTAAFAQGVGAAHAAAVTLSNASLRLDVLPHLGGGIARFDWRGDHGVLVPVFRRYEHPETATDPNQLACYPLLPYSNRIGNGRFECDGRSVAVPRNRRDEPLPIHGDGWLARWQVDDATDTTLQLSLDRASGAPYAFRAIQSFSLDDTTLSIALTIENAGRARLPFGLGVHPFLVRDDVTELAAAAGGLWLSGADFLPVRHVSVPPAWQFGVAYPLPPTLVNHAFTGWGGHATVSWPRRALSLTIAADADAYVLYTPPGEPFFCFEPVDHPINAVNLPGGAAAHGMTLLAPGERLARRFTFTVERSDARVDAAVREGRRRRG
- the pyrF gene encoding orotidine-5'-phosphate decarboxylase, which codes for MSSPLTFIESLRAAWQRTNSLLCVGLDPEPSRFPVQFDGQPDAIFEFCRQIVDATAPYASAFKPQIAYFAAHRAEDQLERLIAHIHLQHPGLPVILDAKRGDIGSTAEQYAREAFERYRADAVTVNPYMGYDSVEPYFEHEGKGVIVLCRTSNPGGSDLQFLETNGRPLYQVVADLAANKWNAKNGQLGLVVGATFPKEIEIVRGIVGDMPLLIPGIGAQGGDVQATVNAGRTADGTGMMINSSRAILYASKGEDFAEAAALAAQKTRDTINAHR
- a CDS encoding phosphorylcholine phosphatase, which gives rise to MPRLSRRFLGALAASLCMSFAHAADLSHWPADSAKALNDMIAAHAHRGDYAVFDADNTTYRYDLEEALLPYLENRGLLTRDSLDPSLKLIPFKDSADYKESLTSYYYRLCEIDDLVCYPWIAQAFSGLSLAELKRHIDAMLADGKPVPIRYWQGDKVVDGAANPPRFFRGMQQLYNALRENGIDVYVMTAAHEELARLVLADPKYGYNVKPQNVIGVTTLLRNPATGALTTSRLQIKAGKYDEAANRDLVITPFLMNPMTWYEGKLGSIVGWIDQWKKPVLVAGDTPKSDGYMLLNATDVAHGGVRVWVNKKDKQMTQIRAWSDESAAQQKALGLPVTADKNWIVVKPDAIQ